From the genome of Scytonema hofmannii PCC 7110, one region includes:
- a CDS encoding cyclic nucleotide-binding domain-containing protein, protein MTEVLLKELSNNDINWIVANSHQRNLTPGSVLIQSGKTVDSLYVLLDGMLTVSIPQSGDSLLNRAFAAIDSSVNSGWEIDRLSRGEVVGEVPFVNTRPSVTTIKALEKSLIMSIPQEKLATKLQQDAGFSSRFYRAIAIMFLDRLQSIISQLGRRNLTQSKSLKDMLFVLAELHDSDIDWMMACGVPQKIPANQVVIYETGSVDALYIILGGKMSLYVFEDERNPLVRAFAAIEGNEIIGREIARLSKGEIVGETPFLDGRLPSTTVKAIEDSIALSIPRQQLAVKLQQDLGFSSRFYRVIAMLISNRLQEILSQIGYGRRVYSQGLSLDKNVEYEDELNLGILDKMTLAGKRFDWMLERIKIA, encoded by the coding sequence ATGACAGAAGTTTTGTTAAAAGAATTGAGCAATAACGATATTAATTGGATAGTTGCTAATAGTCATCAGAGAAATTTAACGCCTGGTAGCGTACTTATCCAATCAGGAAAAACTGTCGATTCTCTATATGTATTACTAGATGGGATGTTGACAGTTAGCATTCCTCAATCCGGTGACAGTCTTCTGAATCGGGCTTTTGCAGCTATTGATAGTAGTGTCAACTCAGGTTGGGAGATTGATAGGTTATCAAGAGGTGAGGTAGTGGGAGAAGTGCCTTTTGTAAATACTCGTCCATCTGTCACTACTATTAAGGCTTTAGAAAAATCATTAATCATGTCGATTCCTCAAGAAAAATTGGCAACAAAATTGCAACAGGATGCTGGTTTTTCTTCCCGCTTTTATCGAGCGATCGCAATTATGTTTTTAGACAGATTACAAAGCATCATTAGTCAGTTGGGCAGGCGTAACCTTACACAAAGTAAGTCTTTGAAAGATATGCTATTCGTTCTAGCAGAACTACATGATAGTGACATTGACTGGATGATGGCTTGTGGCGTTCCCCAAAAAATTCCTGCTAATCAAGTAGTCATTTATGAAACAGGTTCTGTAGATGCGTTATATATTATCTTGGGTGGAAAAATGTCTTTGTATGTTTTTGAGGATGAACGTAATCCCTTAGTTCGTGCTTTTGCGGCTATTGAAGGTAATGAAATCATCGGTAGAGAAATAGCAAGATTATCGAAAGGTGAAATAGTAGGAGAAACACCTTTCCTTGATGGGCGCTTACCCTCTACAACAGTTAAGGCAATTGAAGACTCAATAGCTTTGTCAATTCCCCGACAGCAATTAGCAGTAAAATTACAGCAAGATCTAGGATTTTCATCTCGTTTCTATCGAGTGATTGCTATGCTGATTTCTAATAGGTTGCAAGAAATTCTAAGTCAGATTGGATATGGTCGAAGGGTTTATAGTCAAGGACTATCACTAGATAAAAATGTTGAATATGAGGATGAGTTGAATCTTGGTATTTTAGATAAAATGACATTAGCTGGAAAAAGATTTGATTGGATGCTAGAACGAATCAAGATAGCTTGA
- a CDS encoding Nif11-like leader peptide family natural product precursor has translation MSIENAQAFYSRMKTDDTFLDQVENVSNLEERRAIILAAGYDFSAE, from the coding sequence ATGTCTATTGAAAACGCTCAAGCTTTTTACTCAAGAATGAAAACTGACGATACATTTCTCGACCAAGTAGAAAATGTATCTAATCTCGAAGAACGTCGAGCAATCATTTTAGCAGCCGGTTATGACTTTAGTGCAGAATGA
- a CDS encoding MinD/ParA family ATP-binding protein, translating into MAQIISVHSFRGGTGKSNTIANVAAIMVAQGKRVAIIDTDIQSPGVHVIFGLKEDKIEHSLNDYLWGRCEMKDTAYDVTHTLISRQENTNKINGSLHLIPSSIKAGEIARILREGYDVARLNDGFQELICSLNLDYLFIDTHPGLNEETLVSIGISNVLIVILRPDHQDFQGTAVTVDVARKLRVPKMLLVINKALPSLNFADLQQQVESIYNAPVAGILPFSEDMIQLASKDIFSVQYPDHPISQAIKRIVEQVADIA; encoded by the coding sequence ATGGCACAAATTATATCTGTTCATTCATTCCGTGGTGGCACTGGCAAATCAAACACTATTGCTAATGTCGCGGCTATTATGGTAGCACAGGGCAAACGTGTGGCTATTATTGATACTGACATCCAGTCCCCTGGGGTTCATGTGATTTTTGGTCTGAAGGAAGACAAAATTGAACATTCTCTCAATGACTACCTATGGGGACGTTGTGAGATGAAAGATACTGCTTACGATGTTACTCATACTCTTATAAGCAGACAAGAGAATACGAATAAAATCAACGGTAGTCTTCACTTAATTCCTTCTAGTATTAAAGCTGGTGAAATTGCTAGGATCTTACGTGAGGGATATGATGTCGCTCGACTCAACGATGGCTTTCAAGAACTCATCTGTAGTCTGAACTTAGACTATCTGTTCATTGATACTCATCCTGGTTTGAACGAAGAAACTTTAGTTTCCATTGGGATTTCTAATGTTCTGATCGTCATTCTTCGTCCAGACCACCAAGACTTTCAAGGAACTGCTGTCACAGTGGATGTAGCTCGCAAGCTACGAGTCCCAAAAATGCTGCTAGTGATTAATAAGGCACTACCAAGCTTAAATTTTGCTGACTTGCAACAACAAGTAGAGAGTATCTACAACGCTCCCGTAGCGGGTATTTTGCCCTTCTCTGAAGATATGATACAATTAGCCAGCAAAGATATTTTCTCTGTGCAGTACCCCGATCATCCTATCAGCCAAGCTATCAAAAGAATTGTTGAACAAGTTGCTGATATTGCTTAA
- a CDS encoding CHAT domain-containing protein, with protein MVLKHLLKLKKTWQCNLRKLLKLLKTISLILLGIILFVKISLLLPEPVAAQELAIEAAKLTIEGKKLYEAGQFDAAADIWQKAANIYKQSGNEEGKTESLINVAEALQANGLNLKACHQILQAFNIAQPDCRLLIQDNERYKLQNSWFQTLESKPNSLTKANGLRSLGDVLQKLNYPDLSTKVLDLSLQVARQLSSPTTESAVLLSLGNAQRSLGDRIQIQEGKVNPQNSRPLSCGNQAKDSVEISFYQQAVSLYQQAVTQSPSVENWVQAQLNHLSLLLKINELDKAQSLVPQIELKLKDLPTTQTTISARINFAESLVCLNHYSAINTVDLNDIAKELTTALQQAKSLGDRRAESYAFGYLGWLYEQNQQFSQALTLTQKALFQAQAIQAVDVAYQWQWQLGHILKAQGDIKGAIAAYDAATDSLQSLRSEMNALNSQMQFSFREKVEPVYRQLVELLLQNQGSSGLTKNNSLQKARIKIESLQLAELENFLQEACLKPRIAIDQIIDKDDSTTAILYPIILQNQLAIVLKLPQKEELRYYATLISQEQLESTVTKLQQDLPNVTRTSQVKHLSQQIYNWLIRPIEADLNSSNIETLVFVLDGSLRNIPMAVLYDTQQQKYLVEKYAIALVPGLQLVAPKPLRSSQIKVLAAGVSEKRSVAGQEFAPLTNVKKELARIQVEIPKSEQLLDSKFTKTNLQNKLQSASFSVVHLATHSQFSSNPEKTFILTWDKLLNIEDLVDLLKKNNSNGSNSIELLVLSSCETAAGDRQAALGLAGIAVRAGAESTVATLWSVDDFSTSETMNYLYQELNKGATRAKALQKAQLALFKKEKRPYFWATFVLVGNWL; from the coding sequence ATGGTTCTTAAACATTTACTAAAGTTGAAAAAGACTTGGCAATGCAATCTCCGCAAGTTATTAAAGCTGCTCAAAACAATTTCCCTCATCTTATTAGGTATAATTTTATTCGTCAAAATCTCACTTTTATTGCCTGAGCCAGTAGCAGCACAAGAACTAGCAATAGAGGCTGCAAAATTAACAATTGAAGGAAAAAAACTCTACGAAGCCGGACAGTTTGATGCAGCGGCAGACATTTGGCAAAAAGCAGCTAATATTTACAAACAATCAGGAAACGAGGAAGGCAAGACTGAAAGTTTGATTAACGTCGCTGAAGCCCTGCAAGCCAATGGATTGAATCTCAAAGCTTGTCATCAGATATTACAAGCCTTTAACATTGCTCAGCCTGATTGCCGACTATTAATCCAAGACAATGAAAGATATAAACTGCAAAACTCTTGGTTCCAAACCCTTGAATCCAAACCAAATTCCCTAACTAAAGCTAATGGCTTGCGTAGCCTTGGTGATGTTCTGCAAAAACTTAATTACCCAGATTTGTCAACAAAAGTTTTAGACTTAAGTTTGCAAGTCGCTCGCCAATTATCATCGCCAACTACCGAGAGTGCTGTTTTGTTGAGCCTGGGGAATGCTCAACGATCTCTAGGTGACAGAATACAGATTCAAGAAGGTAAAGTCAATCCACAAAACTCACGTCCTTTAAGTTGTGGTAACCAAGCCAAAGATAGTGTAGAAATTTCGTTTTATCAGCAAGCGGTTTCACTCTATCAGCAGGCAGTAACTCAATCTCCATCTGTTGAGAATTGGGTGCAAGCACAACTCAATCACCTGAGTCTTTTGCTCAAAATTAATGAGCTAGATAAAGCACAGAGTTTAGTACCTCAAATTGAGTTGAAACTCAAAGATTTACCCACCACGCAAACAACAATTTCCGCTCGGATTAATTTTGCTGAAAGTTTAGTTTGTCTCAACCACTACTCTGCTATCAATACTGTTGACTTGAATGACATTGCCAAAGAGTTAACAACAGCTCTTCAACAAGCAAAAAGCCTTGGGGATCGGCGTGCTGAATCTTATGCCTTTGGATATCTTGGTTGGCTCTATGAACAAAACCAACAGTTTTCACAAGCTCTAACCCTTACCCAAAAAGCACTTTTTCAGGCTCAGGCAATCCAAGCAGTAGACGTGGCCTATCAGTGGCAATGGCAATTAGGACATATCCTCAAAGCTCAAGGAGATATTAAAGGAGCGATCGCGGCTTATGATGCAGCTACTGATAGCTTGCAATCTCTGCGGAGCGAGATGAATGCGCTTAATTCTCAGATGCAATTTTCCTTTCGAGAAAAAGTCGAACCTGTCTATCGACAACTAGTGGAATTGCTTTTGCAAAATCAGGGAAGTTCTGGGTTAACAAAGAACAATAGTCTTCAAAAAGCCCGGATTAAGATTGAATCTTTACAATTAGCAGAACTAGAAAATTTTCTTCAAGAAGCCTGTTTAAAACCCAGAATTGCAATAGATCAAATTATTGATAAAGATGATTCAACAACAGCAATTCTCTATCCAATTATTCTGCAGAACCAATTAGCGATTGTTCTCAAGTTGCCTCAGAAAGAAGAACTTCGCTATTATGCAACTCTCATCTCCCAGGAGCAGCTAGAAAGTACTGTCACTAAGTTACAACAAGATCTACCAAATGTGACTCGAACTTCTCAAGTTAAACATTTATCCCAACAGATATACAATTGGTTGATTCGTCCTATAGAAGCTGATTTAAATAGCAGCAACATAGAAACTTTGGTATTTGTCCTAGATGGTTCCTTACGCAACATTCCTATGGCAGTTTTATATGATACCCAACAACAGAAATATTTAGTTGAGAAATATGCGATCGCTTTAGTCCCTGGTTTACAACTTGTCGCACCAAAACCTCTACGCAGTTCACAGATTAAGGTTTTAGCGGCTGGAGTGAGCGAAAAACGCTCTGTCGCAGGTCAAGAATTTGCTCCATTGACTAATGTTAAGAAAGAATTAGCCCGCATCCAGGTTGAGATACCTAAGAGTGAACAACTTCTGGATAGTAAATTTACCAAAACCAATCTACAAAATAAACTGCAATCAGCTTCTTTTTCTGTAGTTCATTTGGCCACTCACAGTCAATTTAGTTCTAATCCCGAAAAAACCTTTATTCTCACTTGGGATAAATTGCTCAATATTGAAGATTTAGTTGACTTACTAAAGAAAAACAACTCAAATGGTTCTAATTCTATCGAATTACTAGTCCTGAGTTCGTGCGAAACTGCTGCAGGCGATCGACAAGCCGCTTTAGGATTAGCTGGAATTGCTGTTAGAGCAGGCGCAGAAAGTACGGTGGCAACTTTATGGTCAGTAGACGATTTTTCTACTAGTGAAACCATGAATTACTTGTACCAAGAATTAAACAAAGGAGCGACTAGAGCTAAAGCACTTCAAAAAGCCCAATTAGCTCTCTTTAAAAAAGAAAAGCGTCCTTATTTTTGGGCAACTTTTGTTTTGGTAGGAAATTGGCTTTAA
- a CDS encoding cache domain-containing protein: MKNLHRLFYIPAWPIATKISVALMSAVFIPMSFTAYYNLRESLDRVETAEYRKLELLATSTASRLDQLIVDIQHLVIQVSGDLNVVDFLSATTPNQRKSLRPRLEKTLENIYRSNPDFDAAYILDIKGQCIAATDPIFIGQNYTFRQYYSSAIQGRAYVSSILMGRTTRRPGLYFSSPVKTESGAIVGVMVLKIKGQGIWTIVDSLRLADQSYAFLIDKEGVIVSHPDKSRLYNTIVPLSLEKNKQILSDRGDNFASIKSLNIPELKVMVRAKQTGHTNYYSDFGKKQMIVGFAPMKIEPWVLGISQSREQFEVPLNHLVLFNVSSVIIVGGITAIIALLLSSKISRPIRSLTAAAQALENEDFNQEAHNSLVKVSNSQDDIGQLVRVYLDMAKKVSMRNQNLKIQVQELRIEIDDTKRARYVEEITGNEHFQKLQKKIQKIQKNQVTASESERDYYQRLQSQVQSLKERSALNLPS; this comes from the coding sequence ATGAAAAACCTCCATCGGTTATTTTACATACCTGCTTGGCCGATCGCTACTAAAATTTCCGTAGCATTGATGTCAGCAGTTTTCATACCGATGAGCTTTACAGCTTATTACAATCTGCGAGAGAGCTTAGATCGTGTGGAAACGGCTGAATACCGTAAGCTAGAGTTACTAGCGACTAGTACTGCTAGTCGCCTCGATCAATTGATCGTTGATATTCAACATCTTGTGATTCAAGTTAGTGGCGATCTCAATGTAGTGGATTTCCTGTCTGCTACCACACCTAACCAACGAAAAAGCTTACGTCCAAGACTGGAAAAAACTCTAGAAAACATTTACCGTTCCAATCCAGATTTTGATGCTGCCTATATTTTAGACATTAAAGGTCAATGTATTGCTGCCACCGATCCTATATTCATTGGTCAAAACTACACCTTTCGCCAGTACTACAGTTCTGCCATTCAGGGACGAGCTTACGTATCTAGCATCTTAATGGGTAGAACAACCAGACGACCAGGATTGTATTTTTCCTCTCCAGTGAAAACGGAAAGCGGTGCAATTGTAGGAGTGATGGTACTCAAAATCAAAGGACAAGGTATTTGGACGATAGTTGATTCATTAAGACTAGCTGATCAGAGTTATGCTTTTCTCATTGACAAGGAGGGTGTAATCGTCAGTCATCCCGATAAATCCCGTTTATATAATACTATTGTCCCCCTCTCACTAGAGAAAAATAAACAGATATTATCTGATAGAGGAGATAATTTCGCTTCGATTAAAAGCTTAAATATTCCCGAGTTGAAAGTGATGGTGAGAGCTAAGCAAACAGGTCATACCAATTATTATTCTGACTTTGGAAAAAAGCAAATGATTGTGGGCTTTGCTCCCATGAAAATAGAGCCGTGGGTGTTAGGAATAAGTCAATCTAGAGAACAGTTTGAAGTTCCTTTGAATCATCTCGTATTGTTCAATGTTAGTAGTGTAATTATTGTGGGAGGAATTACTGCAATTATTGCATTGTTGCTAAGTTCTAAAATTTCTCGACCAATTCGCTCCCTGACAGCAGCAGCACAAGCACTAGAAAATGAAGATTTTAATCAGGAAGCACATAATTCCTTGGTTAAAGTCTCTAATAGCCAAGATGATATCGGTCAATTAGTTCGTGTCTACTTAGATATGGCTAAAAAAGTGAGTATGCGAAATCAGAATCTGAAAATCCAAGTGCAAGAACTTCGCATTGAAATTGACGACACGAAAAGAGCTAGATATGTTGAGGAAATTACAGGAAATGAACACTTTCAGAAGTTACAGAAAAAAATTCAAAAGATTCAAAAAAATCAAGTAACTGCTAGCGAAAGTGAGAGGGATTACTACCAACGATTGCAGAGTCAAGTACAATCCCTTAAGGAGCGCTCGGCTTTGAATCTACCCAGTTGA
- a CDS encoding DUF7005 family protein, which translates to MNNQQQFRAGILASYGANTSEIDELLAYNHNVFHHHEFNHPITLPLPPEAHLATWEEYAAAAKVVGAFTALKQRLVQFQFPIQEGISKTQAYRRATRKGVLADNMVEATGLVLKQPEQLQLRIHPSLAGNIPILLAGNREDFVSLVQALTMRNEPLPVPASMGACIVSGFNNWDRIRQYRQQWELQNPSHCSASHWALELQRLAPQKELYQDRFIILSDNPYSNVAAEEIGLKESVWQNLSVTIRLEHECTHYFTHRLFNSMRNNAFDELIADYRGIVAAIGYYRADWFLHFIGMESFPDYREGGRLQNYRGQPPLSNGAFKILQALVKAAAINLQHFHTEYIHDLTDPDRQLQMFIALSYLTLEELAEPGFNLLIKQAFSPLTSAFSAPLWLNK; encoded by the coding sequence ATGAATAATCAACAGCAATTTCGTGCTGGTATACTTGCTTCCTACGGTGCTAATACCTCAGAGATAGATGAGTTACTGGCATACAACCATAATGTATTTCATCATCACGAGTTCAACCATCCCATAACATTGCCTTTACCCCCTGAAGCTCATTTAGCTACTTGGGAAGAATATGCTGCAGCAGCAAAAGTTGTCGGAGCATTTACCGCCCTCAAGCAACGACTGGTGCAATTTCAGTTTCCCATCCAGGAGGGTATTAGCAAGACTCAGGCATATAGACGTGCTACCCGTAAGGGCGTATTAGCCGATAACATGGTTGAGGCGACTGGTTTAGTCTTGAAACAACCAGAGCAACTCCAATTAAGAATACATCCAAGCTTGGCTGGCAATATACCGATTTTGTTAGCTGGAAACCGTGAGGATTTTGTTTCTCTGGTACAAGCTCTTACAATGCGAAATGAACCACTACCAGTCCCTGCATCTATGGGAGCCTGTATAGTCAGTGGATTCAACAACTGGGATAGAATTCGCCAGTATCGCCAACAATGGGAGTTACAAAATCCCAGTCATTGCTCTGCGAGTCATTGGGCGTTGGAGTTACAACGCCTAGCTCCACAGAAAGAACTCTATCAAGATAGATTCATTATTTTGAGCGACAACCCTTATAGCAATGTTGCAGCCGAAGAAATTGGTCTTAAGGAATCTGTATGGCAAAATTTATCCGTAACAATTCGGCTGGAACATGAATGTACCCACTATTTCACACATCGCTTGTTTAACTCAATGCGAAACAATGCCTTTGACGAACTTATTGCCGACTACAGGGGTATTGTAGCTGCCATAGGGTATTATCGAGCCGATTGGTTTTTACATTTTATCGGCATGGAGTCCTTTCCTGATTACCGAGAGGGGGGTAGACTGCAAAACTATCGGGGTCAACCTCCACTTTCTAATGGTGCTTTTAAAATTCTACAAGCATTGGTGAAGGCAGCTGCAATAAATTTGCAGCACTTTCATACAGAGTATATTCATGATTTAACAGATCCCGATCGCCAACTCCAAATGTTCATTGCATTATCTTATTTGACGCTGGAAGAATTAGCAGAGCCAGGATTCAACTTGCTGATTAAACAAGCCTTCTCACCTCTTACCTCTGCGTTCTCTGCGCCTCTGTGGTTAAATAAATGA
- a CDS encoding filamentous hemagglutinin N-terminal domain-containing protein — protein sequence MSGDWYWKKKFKLVIWLALLETIMILSVKSAYAQSQSHIVPDNTLGTESSSVITNLDGSPLETIAGGARRGVNLFHSFREFNVGEGRAVYFTNPAGIENILSRVTGRNRSQILGKLGVLGNANLFLINPNGIIFGPNASLDVNGSFIATSANAIQFGEQGFFSASFPEAPPLLTINPSALFFNQIGAGSIENRSIASAGVDSASNPVVGLRVPNGQSLLLVGGDIAINAGRLNALGGRVELAGVASPGTIGLSVDDSNLALTFPNQVVRGDVSLTNGAFINVAADGGGAIALHAKNIDISGGSSLNAGIAVGLGTPETTAGDISLNATEGVSLTQSSRVINQVSEDATGNSGNINIQASSLNLTEGSDLSARTFGEGNTGNISVNVSGAVTLDGLGSNGLPSGIINLVQPLAVGNGGDINIKSESLTLTRGSILDATTLGEGNSGNILLDVRGAVTLDKANSVGLSSRISNQMGLSAVGNSGNIIIKAESLNLRQGSALNATLSGRGNSGNILIDVRGAVILEGQGGGFFSGIANQVGSSGVGNSGDINIKAESVIFEQGNELNTSTLGRGNGGNIFVDVRGAVTINADGGIFSVVRSSAIGDGGNINLKAESLKIIQSGVLNTFTLGRGNAGNISVDVKGAVIVDGNNTDFNTGIATIVTDSAIGNGGDIILKAGSLTLTQGEIAANTLGQGKGGNIEIEAANFINLTNNSEISVNSEDQGDAGDLRIQTGSLTLQGRSRLLADTVSSEGGNIQLQVRDILLLRDNSGISTTAGQQEAGGNGGNIDINTNFLVAVPSENSDITANAFEGRGGLIKISTQGIFGLKKRESLTPLSDITAFSQQNPQFNGEIVINIENPDISSELVPLPINLVDVGRLITQGCSVGRVATNKQDSQFIVTGRGGLPPQPGEALRIPAIAVHGSTIAAEKQDQSPDITTTPLVEANGWRFDEHGQVILIASTTSGSDSFGIKQRECHGS from the coding sequence GTGATAACTAATTTGGATGGTTCTCCTCTAGAGACGATCGCAGGCGGAGCGCGGCGAGGGGTCAACCTTTTTCACAGTTTTCGAGAATTCAATGTCGGTGAAGGACGCGCAGTTTATTTTACGAATCCAGCAGGAATTGAGAACATTCTAAGTCGGGTGACGGGTAGGAATCGTTCTCAGATTTTAGGAAAGCTGGGGGTATTAGGCAATGCCAACCTATTTCTCATCAATCCCAATGGAATTATCTTTGGACCTAATGCCAGTCTAGATGTCAATGGTTCTTTTATAGCTACATCAGCGAATGCCATTCAGTTTGGCGAGCAAGGCTTTTTCAGCGCCTCTTTCCCAGAAGCTCCGCCCTTACTCACAATCAATCCCTCTGCTTTGTTTTTTAATCAAATTGGTGCGGGGTCAATCGAAAACAGATCTATTGCTTCAGCTGGAGTTGATAGCGCTAGCAACCCTGTAGTTGGTTTGAGAGTTCCCAATGGACAAAGCTTGCTATTAGTGGGAGGGGACATCGCCATCAATGCAGGGAGATTGAATGCTTTGGGTGGTCGAGTGGAATTAGCAGGTGTCGCCAGTCCAGGGACGATAGGGTTGAGTGTTGATGACTCAAATCTCGCATTGACATTTCCTAATCAAGTCGTGCGAGGCGATGTTTCACTGACAAATGGGGCTTTTATTAATGTTGCTGCTGATGGAGGTGGCGCGATCGCTCTCCATGCCAAAAATATAGATATAAGTGGAGGAAGTTCTCTCAATGCTGGCATTGCAGTAGGTTTAGGAACACCAGAAACCACAGCAGGGGATATTAGTTTAAATGCCACAGAAGGCGTATCCCTCACTCAATCAAGCCGCGTTATCAATCAAGTCAGTGAGGATGCTACTGGTAATAGTGGCAATATTAATATTCAAGCAAGCTCACTGAATTTGACTGAGGGAAGTGATTTGAGTGCCCGTACCTTTGGAGAAGGAAATACTGGCAACATCTCTGTGAATGTAAGTGGTGCCGTCACCTTAGATGGTTTGGGTAGCAATGGTCTTCCCAGTGGAATTATCAATTTAGTACAACCTTTGGCAGTTGGAAATGGTGGCGACATTAATATCAAGTCAGAGTCCTTGACTCTAACACGGGGAAGTATTTTGGATGCTACTACTCTTGGAGAAGGAAATAGTGGGAACATCTTGCTTGATGTAAGGGGTGCTGTTACCTTAGACAAGGCAAATAGTGTTGGCTTGTCTAGTAGAATTAGCAATCAAATGGGATTATCGGCAGTTGGAAATAGTGGCAACATTATTATTAAAGCAGAATCCCTGAATCTAAGACAGGGCAGTGCGTTAAATGCCACTCTATCGGGAAGAGGAAATAGTGGGAACATCTTGATTGATGTAAGAGGTGCTGTCATCCTTGAGGGACAAGGCGGAGGCTTTTTCAGTGGTATCGCTAATCAAGTGGGATCGTCGGGAGTTGGAAATAGTGGCGACATTAATATCAAGGCAGAGTCCGTCATTTTTGAACAGGGTAATGAATTGAATACTAGTACTTTGGGAAGAGGCAATGGTGGAAATATCTTTGTGGATGTTAGGGGTGCTGTAACCATAAATGCTGATGGTGGTATCTTTAGTGTGGTCAGATCGTCAGCAATTGGAGATGGTGGCAACATTAATCTCAAAGCAGAGTCGCTGAAAATAATACAAAGTGGTGTTTTGAATACTTTTACCTTAGGTAGGGGAAATGCTGGAAATATCTCTGTGGATGTGAAGGGTGCTGTGATAGTGGATGGTAACAACACAGACTTTAATACTGGCATAGCAACTATAGTCACAGACTCAGCAATTGGAAATGGTGGCGACATTATTCTTAAGGCAGGATCTCTAACTCTAACACAAGGAGAGATCGCAGCTAATACCTTAGGACAAGGAAAAGGTGGAAATATTGAAATAGAGGCTGCTAACTTTATAAATCTTACCAATAACTCGGAAATTTCCGTCAACAGTGAAGATCAAGGAGATGCTGGCGATTTGAGAATTCAAACTGGCTCTCTAACTCTCCAAGGGCGATCACGTTTATTGGCAGATACAGTTAGTAGTGAAGGTGGTAATATTCAATTGCAGGTGCGAGACATACTATTGCTACGGGATAACAGTGGTATCTCAACCACAGCAGGACAGCAGGAGGCAGGGGGCAATGGTGGTAATATTGACATCAACACAAATTTTTTAGTCGCCGTTCCTTCGGAAAATAGCGATATTACGGCTAACGCTTTTGAAGGCAGAGGTGGTTTGATCAAAATTAGTACTCAGGGCATTTTTGGTCTAAAAAAGCGCGAAAGTCTAACTCCACTTAGTGATATCACCGCTTTTTCCCAACAAAATCCCCAGTTTAATGGCGAGATAGTCATCAATATTGAAAATCCAGATATCAGCAGCGAGTTAGTCCCTTTGCCCATAAATCTAGTCGATGTTGGTAGGCTAATTACTCAAGGGTGTTCGGTAGGTAGAGTTGCCACAAATAAACAAGACAGTCAATTTATTGTTACAGGACGAGGCGGGTTACCTCCACAGCCAGGAGAAGCGTTACGCATTCCAGCGATCGCTGTTCATGGAAGCACTATTGCTGCTGAAAAACAAGACCAATCTCCAGACATAACTACCACTCCCCTAGTAGAGGCAAATGGTTGGAGGTTCGATGAGCACGGACAAGTTATTTTAATCGCCTCTACTACTTCTGGATCTGATAGTTTTGGGATAAAACAAAGGGAGTGCCATGGTTCTTAA